In Mangifera indica cultivar Alphonso unplaced genomic scaffold, CATAS_Mindica_2.1 Un_0026, whole genome shotgun sequence, the sequence TGCACTTTAAAACTTTGTTtaacttttacttaaaaattgaaCTTTCTCTTATATTGATCGAACTAAGATATTGCATGGATTGAAAACTCTAGTCATTTtgagtaataaaactttaacttgGGCCATGCATTACATGCAGACAACTACACAAGTTGGTTTATTAAGGAACATACTTTAATCTCTTGCCTCTGGTGGCCGTGTGCATGAAATAGTATGCACtctactatttcatttttcaaaattacgaTATAAccttatattaacaaaaattaaaaatacaccttttaaataaccaaattatataaaaactcacttattttttttcttttcacccTCATCTCATTCTTCCTCTCTTCCCATAGATAAGGGTGTtgatgacatataattatatatttaaggataaattataatttttgaaaatttaggtgtattataaaaaaattttagggcatttttggaattcaaaaaaattaggggtgctttgaaatttttaaaattataatatatttttcagtagtttcaaaatgacaattataccctaaaaaaattgaacataatacaataaattaagggtataaatgttatattataaactatttaatccataatagtattttcaaaatatgtaagaatttgaaaagatttcaacgtttgatttgtataaaaactcacttattttcaaattatataaaaacttacttatttttttcctttttttcttttttcactcttACTACCTTCTTATAAATTAAGGCGTCAATGATCGGATTTGAAAAACAAGACATTGGAAGAGAATGAGTGTCGATCAACTATAGCGATCAACTATAGAGATGTAATTTCGATTGCCAACAAGAGGGGTAATTGGATGAAAATGTTAATTGCTTTTAGGTAGAGCAAtgcaaatttcaaaattgaaacattaaggAGTAACATGGTATTACAATTTTAGCATTTATTTCAACAGGTTTTTTCTGTTAATGGAGTttgattatgaataaaaaactgTGATTGTGGAAAAGATCTTTTGAgccaaacctttggtgggaaattgTAGTtcactaaataaaaatataattatttaattatttgtacaaaacatgtcaaattagaaataaatacataaatattattccTGAAAATGTAAACTTTCTAGTTCAATGGCccactattaaaatatttttcacttcAAATATACAGTCAAAATACATATTGACAATGCAAAGAGTTTACaatctatttaatcaatttaatttgttcatttttaaGTGATGTAGGATGTACagataaatctaatataatttgTCTAATAGTGTCATATACACCACTTTACAGGGACTCAACGATTTATCCTACCACCGCTAGATAGATTACATTGAACTAGATTGATTACATTCACTTTACTGTTCTTCCAACAAGTAGTTGAACTAATTCTTCACTTATTCAGATTTAATGTAATTTCTTTCCATTGAAATTGAAGCTTACCACTTACAGAAATAAACTGGGGAAGGTGGGAAGCCATCAATGCTCAATTCTATGCAGTCATTATGCAGCTCAACTGATAAAAATAGGcaactcattttctttctttgctgtTTCTTGTAACTCCCTAAACTTGATCAAATCCTGCAAAAATTTCCTTTAATTTGCTTCACAAAATGCTCAGGAAATTGCCAAACCAAGTTGAATTAAGTCTATGCAGGCTATATTTTACCATAGTATATCATGCTTCAACAATAACTTGTATGCTAATCAACACTCGGTTTGGTGTGTTAGCTCATCTTCTAGTTCTGTTTCAAAAGTATATTAGACATCCCATTTTCCTGAACTTCCTCTACACATTTTCCCTTCATGGATTTGCCGGTTAAGGTACTGGTTTCCAACTGTCAGAAAGTCTCTTCCAGGTTGGAAACCAAGATTCTGTCTTACAGATTATGCAGTAACTATGATGAGTACTTGAGTTGGATTGCTTCTTGTGGTGGGGTTTCGAAGAGAGGTCCTAATAAGTTTATTCTGAAAGATGTAAATTGTGAAGCTAGGCGCGGAGAGATTACTGCCATTGCTGGTCCCAGTGGGGCTGGAAAAACCACATTGCTTGAGATTCTTGCTGGAAAGATTTCACTGCAGAAAGTTCCTGGTCAAGTGCCTGTTAATGACAGGCCTATGGTTGCTAGTTGTTTTCGGACAAAGATTCTGCTATAAAATATTCAGGACCAAGCAACTCGTTGCCACAAGAGTAATACAAGCCTTGGTAGCCGGTCTAGTCCTTGGAACCATATACTTGAATGTTGGCAATGATATAGGAAGGATTGCGCTACAAACCCGAATTGGATTCTTCACTTTCAGCCTCACATTCTTGTTATCTTCCATGACTGAAGGCCTACCGATTTTCTTACAAGAAAGAAGAATTCTAACAAGGGAGACTTTGAGAGGAGCTTACCAAGTTTCCTCATATGTTTTAGCAAACACTCTCATCTTCATTCCTTTTTGGTCTTCTCTCCACTACTCCAGTTTACTGGCTAGTTGGCGTGAGAAGGGACATTAATGGGTTCCTCTACTTCTCCCTTGTGGTTTGGTTGGTTCTTCTCATGTCTAATTCATTTGTAGCATGTTTCAGTGCTCTTGTGCCCAACTTCATCATGGGAACATCAGTAATTGCAGGCCTTATGGGATCTTTCTTTCCGTTTTCTGGGTATTTTATATCGAAGAACAGCATACCCAACTACTGGATTTTCATGCATTATTTGAGCATGTTTAAGTACGCATATGAATGCTTTATCATAAATGAATATGGAGGTAAGCAAGGGAAAACAAGATGCTTAGAGGTTATGCATGGCGAATGCAGTTTATATGGAAGTGAGTTCTTACAACAGCAAGATCTTAAAGAGTCAAATAAATGGATTAATTTAACTGTGATGTTGAGCTTCATCATTGGCTACAGagttctttgttttttcatctTGTGGTTCAGGTTACAGAACCGGAAATTAGACGAAGTTTTACAAAAAGATAGACACATACTGACATTGGCTTCATTGTTCCATATACATGTTTGAATCGgataagaaaggaaaatatttgAGAAAGAATCTTGTGAAAACAGAAAAACTCTCATCTAAATAGAAAAGTACAAAGCATAAACTAGGATGAAAGTAaactttatttgattaatagactTCCATTTGTTCCTTCATTTAATTACTGAGAAGTAGAAGTTGAGTAGCCAAAGAGTGTAGAAATagttcctttttatttttttccagaaacacaaaaacaatataGAAAACAAGGAGCTAAGTTGAAAAAGAATCAACTAAATCTACCTACTAGATTACAGAACATTTACATAATTGAGATCTCGAAAGATGAAGCACCACTTTGTTAGCACCTCATATGCACTTCAAATGTTCTCCAAAGCCAAACTCTCATGATCTTcagtaaagaaagaaaaataaaacaataagttaaaaattattttatcaacttAACTGCTTCGGTCGTATATAGAGTTGAAGGTCATGGTAGCATAAGAGGTATCCATATTTCTTAACATTGAAGATGAACCATCCAGCTTGCCAGAGTCATCGGATTCATCTTTCTGGCCCTTGCCAACTTTGAGGCCAAGCAATTCAGAGAGAAGGCCAGGTTTTGATATTTCCTGTTTGCTTAAATCTATTTCACCTGCTAGCATCTGGACCACGGTAGACATGGATGGCCGGAGCTTTGCCATATCTTGGGTGCAGATGAGAGCAATCTTCAAATATCTGTCAGCCTCTTCAACATTGTAATCCTCGTTCAATAATGCATCCACCAATTTTAATAGTTCCCCCTTCTCATACAGTTGCCATGCCTGCATATGGCATATCCCCTTAATaagatcaaaataaaaaatgtggcTCTTAATGGCCTACTCAACTCCCTTAAACAATTGAAGAGCTCTcattacaaaatcaaataataaactGAACATATTCTTCTCTGCTCTTTCTCCCACCACTGCTTTTGGGATTTGGATCATAAGAAATTATGCAACAGCCAAAAATGAAGGATCAAGGCAAGTTGTGGGTCAGTTTTGAGAGGAATGATGCTCTAAGCATTGTGATGAGTGGATTCACAACAGAACTTTCAGAAAAGTTTACTATCTTATTATGGAAACTTAGACTGAAGAATGACAGGGATGGACATTAGATTAGCATACTGATAAAATTAGCACCTGCTCAATTGCTTATACTCTACACAGAGTTAAAAGTCTCAAACAAAGCTCAAAGCAGAAAATGTTTCACTCACTACTATACATATAAAACACATGAGGTGATGATAGAACTGCAACGGCCTCActctaattacaaaaattacataataccAGCTCCTGAAATGATTTTTAGGTACTAACTTAGTCTCATTTAGTCCTAACTTCACATTTAGAGTGTACTTGCACAGAGGAAGCTTTTGTTGAATTGTGGCAGAGGGTAAAATATTTCGTTCAGCTGAAAAGCATGAGATATATAACATATGAAGAGAAAACACATGACACTGAGAAAGAGCAGATTGTATCGAACTGAAATGTAGGCAGGCTATGGATGGATCCCGCTTTTCCTGTGGACGTccatttttaaaaacctatctATTTTTAAGCTCTATTGCAACAAGACATGCATCTAATGCTAATGCTTACCCTTTCAAGCAGATATTGTTCTTCATAAGGTAACCGCTTGTTTGTGTTACATCTACCACTAACAATTTCCAGTAGCAGAACaccaaaactatatatatctgcTTTCCTCGTCAACTGACCTCGCATGGCATACTCAGGTGCAAGGTAACCTCTACAAAGATCAAATGAATacatgaaaacaaattaaatggtaaattgaaaaattgttaaataatgacAATTATTCACCAAAAATCAAATACAAGGCAAGCCACATTCCCACCCTTAAGCACTTGTTTTTGttcaatttcacaaaaattaCCCTTATAATCTTTAAGTCTCTTTGACTATTAGATAACTTAACTAGTGATGTGGTAATAAGATATCCAGAAACTTACTCTGTCCCGGCAACCCGTGTACTAATATGAGTCATGTCGGATGGAAAAAACTTTGCAAGaccaaaatctgaaattttggGTGTTAAGTCTTTATCTAGAAGTATATTGCTTGCTTTAATATCTCTATGAACAATATGTGGATGAACCTCTTCATGAAGAAAAGCAAGCCCTTGAGCAACTCCAATGCAAATATTCCGACGTGTATGCCAACTGAATTGGATACTGCTATGCCCTCTACCTAAAAAGGAATAACATATTACTAACAAAGTGAAGAAAGTCAAACATAAATTAAGACAGTTAAGAATATCAAACATAAACCAAGAAAGTTTATGTTTCTGCAAGACTGTTATTACATAAGCTTACCAAGAAGAGTTTGTGCAAGACTGTTGTTCTCAAGATAACCATAGACCAAAATTCGATAGTTCCCTTCCACACAACAACCATGCAATTTAACCAAGTTTTCATGCTTTATCCTTGCAATTGCTTCTATCTCTCTCAAGAACTCCCGTTCACCTTGCCTTGATTCAGCCGATAGTACCTTTATAGCAGCCAGAGTACCATCTTGGAGCCTTCCCTGTTGATTAACAAGAATTTTAACAGCTAgctgatgtaataaaaatatagaattaatttgtttatcaaGTAGCAATAAC encodes:
- the LOC123206144 gene encoding cold-responsive protein kinase 1-like — its product is MTCFLSFFRKKRVPFGKNALKEEVSNIHDTKMYTYGELRKATENFSVANKIGQGGFGSVYKGRLQDGTLAAIKVLSAESRQGEREFLREIEAIARIKHENLVKLHGCCVEGNYRILVYGYLENNSLAQTLLGRGHSSIQFSWHTRRNICIGVAQGLAFLHEEVHPHIVHRDIKASNILLDKDLTPKISDFGLAKFFPSDMTHISTRVAGTEGYLAPEYAMRGQLTRKADIYSFGVLLLEIVSGRCNTNKRLPYEEQYLLERAWQLYEKGELLKLVDALLNEDYNVEEADRYLKIALICTQDMAKLRPSMSTVVQMLAGEIDLSKQEISKPGLLSELLGLKVGKGQKDESDDSGKLDGSSSMLRNMDTSYATMTFNSIYDRSS